A section of the Oncorhynchus tshawytscha isolate Ot180627B linkage group LG09, Otsh_v2.0, whole genome shotgun sequence genome encodes:
- the dhx58 gene encoding probable ATP-dependent RNA helicase DHX58, whose amino-acid sequence MADFGLYEYQEEVVQRALRGENIIIWLPTGGGKTRAAVYVAKKHLENNPGAKVAVLVNKVHLVDQHYNKEFNPYLGRDYSLVSISGDCDQKDFFGCEVKNSDLIICTAQILENALTNQEEGKHVELSQFTLLIIDECHHTHKEGVYNKIMARYVAQKLKGERRLPQILGLTASPGTGGTKSIKGAVEHVLQICANLDSVIVSSKVYAPELKKKVPRPRKRFDIVDRRPQDPFGDHLKFMMQFIHDFMALGPDFPVREFGTQEYEADVVILEKKGVTDRNRLLAQCALHLRQYNDALLINDTVRMVDAFRVLESYYSTKSSTTMDGTGFFLLGLYQENEVELRKLSGDARFENPKMGKLQNTLLEQFDQGGHSRGILFSKTRKSICCLYDWVSNNPALQRAGIRAAILTGAGNGINYMTQNEQKDTIRNFRLGSLNLLISTSVAEEGLDIPECNLVVRYGLLTNEIAQQQASGRARASDSVYSVVAQAGGREVRRELLNECLEDLTGRAIGEVQRMEPREFQMKITDLQTEALLTRHLAEQLKIKKRSRFNAATVQLSCRGCFLPVALGNDIKVIENAHHVNINPDFERYYKTGGQPALKTFEDWEPGRVISCAACGRQWGMEMIYKKIALLPILAIENFAMETPEGRKLAKKWKNVEFTVEEFNFSTYCHNKFPNMLD is encoded by the exons ATGGCAGACTTTGGGCTGTATGAGTACCAGGAGGAGGTGGTTCAGAGGGCTCTCCGGGGGGAGAACATCATCATCTGGCTGCCCACCGGAGGAGGAAAGACACGGGCTGCTGTGTATGTGGCCAAAAAACATCTGGAGAATAACCCCGGAGCTAAGGTGGCTGTGCTGGTCAAcaag GTTCATTTGGTTGACCAACACTACAACAAAGAGTTCAATCCCTATCTGGGTCGAGACTATAGCCTGGTGTCTATCAGTGGGGACTGTGACCAGAAGGACTTCTTTGGCTGCGAGGTCAAGAACTCTGACCTGATCATCTGTACAGCACAGATACTGGAAAATGCCCTGACCAACCAGGAGGAGGGAAAACATGTCGAGCTCTCAC AGTTCACTCTGCTGATCATTGATGAGTGCCACCACACTCATAAGGAGGGTGTCTACAATAAGATCATGGCGCGCTACGTGGCACAGAAGCTGAAGGGGGAGAGGCGGCTGCCGCAGATCCTGGGCCTCACTGCCTCTCCTGGGACAGGGGGAACCAAGAGCATCAAAGGAGCTGTGGAGCATGTGCTGCag ATTTGTGCCAACCTGGACTCGGTGATTGTGTCGTCTAAAGTGTACGCCCCTGAGCTGAAGAAAAAGGTCCCCAGACCCAGGAAAAGGTTTGACATCGTTGACAGAAGACCTCAG GACCCATTTGGGGATCACCTGAAGTTCATGATGCAGTTTATCCATGACTTTATGGCCTTAGGGCCTGACTTTCCCGTCAGGGAGTTTGGCACGCAGGAGTACGAGGCAGACGTGGTGATTCTGGAGAAGAAGG GtgtgacagacaggaacagactgCTGGCCCAGTGTGCTCTCCACCTGCGTCAGTACAACGACGCCCTGCTCATCAACGACACTGTGCGCATGGTGGATGCCTTTAGGGTCCTTGAGTCCTACTATAGTACCAAGAGCTCCACCACCATGGATGGAACCGGCTTCTTCCTGCTTGGACTCTACCAGG AAAACGAGGTGGAGCTGAGGAAACTGTCAGGCGATGCCCGGTTTGAAAACCCTAAAATGGGGAAGCTTCAGAACACCCTGCTGGAGCAGTTTGACCAGGGTGGGCACTCCAGAGGGATCCTGTTCTCCAAGACCCGTAAAAGCATCTGCTGCTTGTATGACTGGGTGTCCAACAACCCAGCACTGCAGCGTGCTGGTATCAGAGCAGCCATTCTGACTGGCGCTGGCAATGGCATCAATTACATGACCCAG AATGAGCAGAAGGACACAATCCGCAACTTCCGCCTGGGCTCCCTCAACCTCCTGATCTCCACCAGCGTAGCCGAGGAGGGCCTGGACATCCCAGAATGCAACCTGGTGGTGCGCTATGGGCTGCTGACCAATGAGATTGCACAACAGCAGGCCAGTGGCCGGGCTCGGGCAAGTGACAGCGTTTACTCTGTGGTGGCCCAGGCGGGGGGGCGGGAGGTGCGTCGGGAACTCCTCAATGAATGTCTGGAGGACTTGACTGGCAGGGCCATCGGCGAAGTGCAGAGGATGGAGCCCAGGGAGTTCCAAATGAAG ATCACTGATCTCCAGACAGAAGCGTTGTTGACCAGACACTTGGCAGAGCAGTTGAAGATCAAGAAGAGGAGTCGTTTCAATGCTGCTACGGTTCAGCTCTCGTGTCGAGGCTGTTTTCTGCCCGTGGCCTTAGGCAATGACATTAAAGTCATTGAAAACGCACACCATGTCAACATCAATCCTGACTTTGA GAGGTACTATAAGACCGGCGGGCAGCCCGCGCTGAAAACTTTCGAGGACTGGGAGCCAGGCCGTGTGATCAGCTGTGCTGCCTGTGGCAGG CAATGGGGAATGGAAATGATATATAAGAAGATTGCCCTGCTGCCCATTCTGGCCATCGAGAACTTTGCCATGGAGACTCCGGAGGGAAGAAAATTAGCCAAGAAGTGGAAGAACGTTGAGTTTACAGTGGAGGAGTTTAACTTCAGCACGTACTGTCATAACAAATTCCCGAACATGTTGGATTGA